The nucleotide window AATATTTTCTTGAAGTCCAACCGTGATTACCTAACCAATAATAAAATTGCCCATTTAATTGTCGGACTGAAACATACGCACCTGGGTCAGATATGGTCGGATGAAAATGGTCAAAAAAGAATATTTCTAAGTGTTCAGGCAAATTTTCAAAAAGCAAATTCAGAGTTTCTATCTCAGGAATTTGCTCAATTTTAATATCGCAAACAACGTGATCAAAATCACTTTTTTCTGTCAAAAGCCCATTAATGTCAAAAGGGTACTTTGTTGATTTTTTAAAAAAGTTAATCATTCTGACGTGAGTTTTTTTAATGCTGTACAACGGTCTCGTGTATGATTTCGTTGCGTGGTTTAAGCACTAAAGTAGCAAATAAATCACAGATAGAAAGTCCGCGAGGACTTTCGTAAGTAAGCCTTTACTAGCAATGAATTATACACATTGTTACAAACAGTTATTATTGTAAAACTCAACTAGTTCCTTTATTTTTTTTCGTTTAAATTTCTTTTTGATTTTCTTAATTATAGATGGACAATCCTTAAAATATTCTAACGCTGCTTTTTTATAATTCGCGACATCCATAAAACTATTACTTCCTAATTTAGTTGCTACTTTATCTGTGTCTTTTTTAGCATAATAATAGGTAACAGATTGATAGCCTAAATTTTCATATAAGTTGCATTCTCCACTTACAACTCTTTTCATCATAGAACCATTCCGTTCACTCATTCGCACAAATTGTTCGGTAATTTTTTCCACTTTCTTTCTGTCTTTATACTCATATTCTATTTTATCCAATTGATTATAAGATAGTTCTTGTGTTGTTTCGTTTTCGAAAACTAATTTTAAATACTTTACTTTACTCGAGTACCTTTTTACACTTAATACAGTTCCGTCCTTTTTAGTAACAGTTATATTTTGTTTTTGTGAAAATGAAATAAAAGTTGAAAATATGAAGATAATTAATAATGCTATTTGTCTCATTTTTTAATTTTTAAAATGGGTATATTTAAATTTAAACTTAATTGTAGGTTTGTTATTCCAGTGTCTGGAATAATTTCAATTACCCCATATCTTAACTGAGTTGACAAAACAAAATCTTTATAGATTCTGTAACCAAATGCTAAATAAACTTTTAAGTCAAAACTATTAATATCCTCTATTTGTTCTGACGTTAATATAAATGAAGGCGTTATTCCTATTCCGAAAACAAATTTTGAAGGCATTTCTGCATTAAAATTAGAAACACCAATGTCAAAATCTAAATAATCGAAAACGAAATCTTGGTTATCCTGAAATCCATATCGACTATATTGAGGTGAAAAATCTAAATGCAAAAAATCATAACCTATATCAATATGTGAATAAATTCCAATTTGAAATCCGTCTAAGCCTTTAAATCTTTTCACACCTTGAGAAACGGTAATTTCGTTTCCGCTAAAGTTTACTTGATTGTCTGGTGCAGCTGGCATAGATTTAGTATAGCCGGCTTTAATTCCAAAGTGATGATTTTGACTAAATAAGTTAAAAGTTAAAATTATTGTTCCTACTGTTAGAATAGTAGTCCTTAAGTTCATACGTTATTTTTTGGTTTTAATTGTTTGTAACGGTCTCGTATAACCGTCAGTTACGGGTTAATAAGCGTTAATTTTCGGTTTGGCACAGACATTAGCAATTCCGGGTGGATTCGGACGTAGTCGAATCCGCCGTAATTGCGGTTATACATTGTTGGCATTAGTTTTTATTATTCATTTACAAATATTGCGTTATATCCACCACCTTTATAATTCCGAATATAAGGTTCAATCGAATTCACGTATTGTTTTTCAGATTCGGTCAATTTTTTTGACTTAAGTCTGTCCAATTCCGCTATTGCTTTTTGTTTTTCTCCAATAATAGTTTGTAAAGTCAAATAACCAATATATTCCATTAAATTTTTTTCGTTTTCATAACGGATTTTTGGACTTTGTTCAAATGCTGTTTTATATAAATCCATTGCATGATTTAGTTTGTCCATTTTTTCCAGCGTCATTCCTTTCAAAGTCAAAATAGAGTTAGTTTTTTGCATTTCTGTTGGTACAGATTCTAAAATACCTAAAGCTAATTCGGGCTGTTTATTCCACCAATATGTTTTTACCAGACTTTCATAAGTCGGAATATCAGTTGGGTCAATTTCAAGAGCTTTCTTAAAGTAAACAATTGCGCTGTCCGTTTTATTCTGCATTTGAAATTCAATTCCCTTTTCTTGGTATTCGATAACCAATGGATTCGGCTTATTTTTCTCGTTCTTACAAGAAATGAGAATGACCAAAATCGATATGTAGATTGCTTTTTTCAAATTAATGCCAACGGTCTCGTATAACCGTCAGTTACGGGTTAAATTAGCGATTATTTTCGGTTTAGCACAGATGTTAGCAATTCCGAGTGGATTCGGACGTAGTCGAATCCGCCGTAATTGCGGTTATACATTGTTGGCAAGTCGTTTTTTACCATATTACTTCGCACACTAAATAATTCCAAATCAGTATTCTTACTTTTACACTTCCGATTGTTGGTGTTACAGAATATTGATAAATTCCGTCTTGAACTATATTCCAATTGTCAATTGGAATTCCGTCTTGAGTTAGATACATATTTTGCATTGCTCGACTTCCAATTTCTGGTGCTTTTTGTAATTCCGTTACTGCAAAGAATGAATTTAATTCATCCTCTGATAATGTGTCGATAGGAACAAAAGCTATGTGTTCAGGTTTTTCCCATTGTCGGTCGCTATTCTCAAATTTTACGTGTCCATAAGCTAATTTTAATATCACATTTTCAATTCTTTCAGGTTCGATTTTAAAATGTGATTTTCCATTTTCATTTACAAAAGCATCGTCTAATCTAGCTTTTAGTTTTGTTTTCCGTTTTAGAGTTTTTACGATACTTTCTCGA belongs to Winogradskyella sp. J14-2 and includes:
- a CDS encoding tetratricopeptide repeat protein, which produces MKKAIYISILVILISCKNEKNKPNPLVIEYQEKGIEFQMQNKTDSAIVYFKKALEIDPTDIPTYESLVKTYWWNKQPELALGILESVPTEMQKTNSILTLKGMTLEKMDKLNHAMDLYKTAFEQSPKIRYENEKNLMEYIGYLTLQTIIGEKQKAIAELDRLKSKKLTESEKQYVNSIEPYIRNYKGGGYNAIFVNE